From a single Bufo bufo chromosome 9, aBufBuf1.1, whole genome shotgun sequence genomic region:
- the PRPF38A gene encoding pre-mRNA-splicing factor 38A — MANRTVKDAHSVHGTNPQYLVEKIIRTRIYESKYWKEECFGLTAELVVDKAMELKYIGGVFGGNIKPTPFLCLALKMLQIQPEKDIIVEFIKNEDFKYVRALGALYMRLTGTASDCYKYLEPLYNDYRKIKTQNRDGEFELMHVDEFIDELLHSERICDIILPRLQKRYVLEETEQLDPRVSALEEDMDDVESSEEEDEEDDKGRAPTPDHHRRSYRDLDRPRRSPSPRYRRSRSRSPRRRSRSPKRRSPSPPRRERHRSKSPRRHRSRSRERRHRSKSKSPGHHRSHRHRSHSKSPERSKKSHKKSRRGNE; from the exons ATGGCGAACCGAACAGTGAAAGACGCGCACAGCGTCCATGGCACCAACCCGCAATACCTGGTGGAGAAAATCATACGGACCCGAATCTATGAGTCCAAGTACTGGAAGGAGGAGTGTTTCGGTCTCACTG CTGAGCTGGTGGTGGATAAGGCCATGGAGCTGAAATACATCGGAGGAGTTTTTGGAGGGAACATCAAGCCTACACCTTTCTTGTGCCTGGCCTTGAAAATGCTGCAGATCCAGCCGGAGAAAGACATCATTGTGGAGTTTATCAAGAATGAAGACTTCAA GTATGTCCGTGCATTGGGTGCGCTCTACATGCGACTGACCGGTACTGCCAGCGACTGCTACAAATATCTGGAGCCACTGTATAACGATTACCGCAAAATCAAGACCCAGAACCGCGACGGAG AATTTGAGCTGATGCACGTCGACGAGTTCATAGATGAGCTTCTCCACAGCGAACGAATCTGTGACATTATATTGCCTCGCTTGCAG AAACGCTACGTGCTTGAGGAGACTGAGCAGCTGGATCCTCGTGTCAGCGCTTTGGAAGAAGATATGGATGATGTAGAGTCCAGtgaggaggaagatgaggaggacGATAAG GGCAGGGCTCCTACTCCCGACCATCACAGACGAAGCTACAGAGACTTGGACAGACCACGTAGATCTCCTTCACCGCGCTACAGGAGGAGCCGCAGTCGTTCTCCCAGAAG AAGGAGCCGTTCCCCTAAGAGAAGAAG TCCGTCTCCACCCCGCAGAGAGCGACACCGCAGCAAGAGTCCAAGGAGACACCGTAGCAGATCTAGAGAGAGACGCCATCGGTCAAAATCGAAATCACCAG GGCATCATCGAAGTCACAGACACCGAAGCCACTCAAAGTCTCCAGAGAG GTCAAAGAAGAGTCACAAAAAGAGCAGACGTGGGAACGAGTGA